One window from the genome of Canis lupus dingo isolate Sandy chromosome 15, ASM325472v2, whole genome shotgun sequence encodes:
- the CCER1 gene encoding coiled-coil domain-containing glutamate-rich protein 1: protein MTQTLYTREEPRNLGGGWAPPAPLRTWSTCHRRRRGAPIYKRRRRYGPKSEYEPPWKQPKQQHGPGPWFQPPRRPYWAVSPNGGRRGGPWRPPPGGFWRRPGRVQVIRVYGLHPVCLCCCSCWRGPWKRGWARPPGRRKRWGRRGRGPRRPPRRPSPPRPPAALSTLLRPVNLYGWRAPGMRAPRNTTQFIMNQIYEDMRQEELERQQEALRRQQAAPGGSSQSDEAPRGEEGEGEEEDREEEEEEEDAGPWGAPYGGVQDPSLVFSPDPDRGLGSPAAPLGQEEEGEEGEEGEECECECDNEECDGKEESQEEEEEEEASDDEEEEVEEGEEDQGEEGEEDQEEEEEDQEEEEETEEEAVEEEEPREEENHLPLQMPLSFLVGPEEERENFLNCAYLSPKQIIPRVAQEALLVVETLTVSRKRIEDGMELM, encoded by the exons ATGACCCAGACCCTCTACACACGGGAGGAGCCTCGTAACCTGGGCGGCGGctgggcgccccccgccccgttgCGCACCTGGTCCACCTGCCACCGAAGGCGCAGGGGCGCCCCGATTTACAAGCGGCGCCGCCGCTACGGCCCCAAGTCTGAGTATGAGCCCCCCTGGAAACAGCCGAAGCAGCAGCACGGCCCGGGCCCGTGGTTCCAGCCACCCCGACGGCCCTACTGGGCCGTGTCCCCTAAcggggggcgccgcggggggcCCTGGCGCCCGCCCCCCGGGGGCTTCTGGCGGCGGCCCGGCCGCGTGCAAGTGATCCGGGTGTACGGCCTGCACCCCGTCTGCCTGTGCTGCTGCTCGTGCTGGCGCGGGCCCTGGAAGCGCGGCTGGGCGCGGCCCCCGGGCAGGAGGAAGCGCTGGGGCCGCCGGGGTCGaggcccgcgccgcccgcctcgccgcccctccccgccgcgcccgcccgctGCGCTGAGCACCCTGCTCCGGCCCGTCAACCTGTACGGGTGGCGCGCGCCGGGCATGCGGGCGCCGCGCAACACCACGCAGTTCATCATGAACCAGATCTACGAGGACATGCGGCAGGAGGAGCTGGAGCGCCAGCAGGAGGCGCTGCGGAGGCAGCAGGCCGCCCCCGGGGGCTCCTCCCAGAGCGACGAGGCCCCCCGCggcgaggagggggagggggaggaggaggaccgggaggaggaggaggaggaggaggacgccGGCCCGTGGGGCGCTCCGTACGGCGGCGTGCAGGACCCGTCGCTCGTCTTCAGTCCCGACCCCGACCGGGGGCTCGGGTCTCCCGCCGCAccgctggggcaggaggaggagggggaggagggggaggagggggaggagtgcGAGTGCGAGTGTGACAACGAGGAGTgtgatgggaaggaggagagccaggaggaggaggaggaggaagaggcctcagatgatgaagaggaggaggtcGAAGAG ggggaggaggaccagggggaggagggggaggaggaccaggaggaggaggaggaggatcaggaggaggaggaggagacagaagaggaggccgtggaggaggaggagccgaGAGAGGAAGAGAACCATTTACCTCTGCAAATGCCTTTGTCGTTCCTAGTGGGGCccgaggaagagagagagaactttctaAACTGTGCTTATTTAAGCCCCAAGCAGATCATTCCTAGAGTGGCCCAGGAAGCCCTCCTCGTGGTTGAGACATTAACTGTTAGCAGGAAAAGGATTGAGGATGGGATGGAACTGATGTGA